A section of the Gasterosteus aculeatus chromosome 10, fGasAcu3.hap1.1, whole genome shotgun sequence genome encodes:
- the LOC144383611 gene encoding uncharacterized protein LOC144383611 has protein sequence MAFGKRRKTRKRCELRRWAVKSEQNVGVTRPSIHPSVHPSVHPSIHPSVRPSIHLSVRPPIHPSVRPSVRPSIRPSVRPSIRPSVHPSVRPSIRPSVRPSIRPSIYPSVHPSIHPPIRPSIHSSAHPSFRPSAHPSVRPSAHPSVQLSVRPSIHPSAHPSVRPPIHPSIYPPIHLSVRPSAHPSVRPYIHPSVRPPIRPFVRPSIHPSVRAPIHPCAHPSIRPSAHPSGRPCAHPSIHSPARPSIHPSARPSVHPSIRPPIHPSICPSVHPSIRPSVHPSIHPFIHPSINRSIHPSIRRSIHPSKDEPETESVAEEGGNEDTSLETKDLKKFRSLEIVADWTKKR, from the exons ATGGCGtttgggaagaggaggaagacgaggaagaggtGCGAGCTGCGCCGATGGGCCGTAAAGTCAGAGCAGAATGTAGGAG TCAcacgtccgtccatccatccatccgtccatccatctgtccatccgtccatccatccgtccgtccgcccatccatccatctgtccgtccgtccgcccatccatccatccgtccgtccgtccgtccgcccatccatccgtccgtccgtccgcccatccatccgtccgtccgtccatccatccgtccgtccatctatccgtccgtccgtccgcccatccatccgtccgtccatctatccgtccgtccatccatccatccatccgcccatccgtccgtccatccattCATCCGCCCATCCGTCCTTCCGTCCGTCCGCccatccatctgtccgtccgtccgcccatccatccgtccagctatccgtccgtccgtccatccatccatccgcccatccgtccgtccgtccgcccatccatccatcaatctatCCGCccatccatctgtccgtccgtccgtccgcccaTCCGTCCGTGCGCccatacatccatccatccgtccgtccgccCATCCGTCCGTTCGTgcgcccatccatccatccatccgtccgtgCGCCCATCCATCCGTgcgcccatccatccatccgtccatccgcCCATCCGTCCGGCCGTCCGTgcgcccatccatccatccattcgcCCGcccgtccgtccatccatccatctgcacgcccgtccgtccatccatccatccgcccgcccatccatccatccatttgcccgtccgtccatccatccatccgtccgtccgtccatccatccatccatccattcatccatccatccatcaatcggtccatccatccatccatccgccggtccatccatccatccaaggACGAGCCGGAGACTGAAAGCGTCGCAGAGGAAGGAGGTAATGAGGACACGTCTCTTGAAACAAAAGATCTGAAG AAGTTTCGGAGCCTCGAGATCGTAGCAGACTGGACAAAGAAGCggtag